One window from the genome of Salvia miltiorrhiza cultivar Shanhuang (shh) chromosome 7, IMPLAD_Smil_shh, whole genome shotgun sequence encodes:
- the LOC130994853 gene encoding cytochrome P450 86A22-like translates to MGVYGMLFLEKTKVGPVMDMSTAVMILALVSAYLLWFRSTTRSLKGPKGPRLWPVLGSLPGLIQNNGRMHEWIADNLRACGGTYQTCIFAIPFLARKQGLVTVTCDPKNLEHILKVRFDNYPKGPTWQAVFHDLLGDGIFNSDGDTWLFQRKTAALEFTTRTLRQAMARWVSRAIKNRFCPILESAQREGKPVDLQDLLLRLTFDNICGLAFGKDPQTLAPDLPENSFASAFDAATEASLHRFILPEFIWRFKKWLRLGMELSLSQSLRHVENYLTNVISTRKLELQESGAQHDDLLSRFMKKRETYTDKFLQHVALNFILAGRDTSSVALSWFFWLLTLNPAAEEKILIELCSVLTESRGGDAANWLDDPLVFEEVDRLVYLKAALSETLRLYPSVPEDSKHVISDDVLPDGTFVPAGSNITYSIYSSARMKFIWGDDCLEFKPERWLSEDEKKFVAKDQFQFVAFNAGPRICLGKDLAYLQMKSIAAALLLRHRLVVAAGHKVEQKMSLTLFMKDGLKVNVHPRDLALILDKIGKKTDID, encoded by the coding sequence ATGGGGGTTTATGGTATGTTGTTCCTTGAGAAAACAAAAGTGGGCCCGGTTATGGATATGTCAACGGCCGTGATGATTCTCGCCTTGGTGTCAGCTTATCTTCTATGGTTCAGATCAACCACGCGCTCTTTGAAAGGGCCCAAGGGCCCGAGATTGTGGCCCGTTTTGGGCAGCCTCCCGGGCCTCATCCAGAACAACGGCCGCATGCACGAGTGGATCGCCGATAACCTCCGAGCCTGCGGCGGAACCTACCAAACCTGCATCTTCGCCATCCCGTTCCTCGCCCGGAAGCAAGGCCTCGTGACGGTCACGTGCGACCCCAAGAACCTAGAGCACATTTTGAAGGTCAGGTTCGACAACTACCCCAAGGGACCCACCTGGCAGGCCGTCTTCCACGACCTCCTCGGCGACGGCATCTTCAACTCCGACGGCGACACGTGGCTCTTCCAGCGTAAGACCGCCGCACTCGAATTCACCACCCGCACGCTGCGCCAAGCCATGGCTCGCTGGGTCAGCCGGGCTATTAAGAACCGGTTCTGCCCGATTCTCGAATCGGCTCAGCGCGAAGGGAAGCCGGTCGACCTCCAGGACCTCCTGCTCCGGCTCACCTTCGACAACATATGCGGCTTGGCTTTCGGGAAGGATCCCCAAACCCTCGCCCCCGACCTGCCGGAGAACAGCTTCGCCTCAGCCTTCGACGCCGCCACCGAGGCCTCGCTGCACCGGTTCATTCTGCCGGAATTCATCTGGCGGTTCAAGAAATGGCTCCGGCTCGGGATGGAGCTCAGCTTGAGCCAGAGCCTGCGACACGTGGAGAACTACCTGACCAATGTGATCAGTACACGTAAGCTCGAGCTGCAGGAGAGCGGGGCCCAGCACGACGACTTGCTATCGAGGTTCATGAAAAAGAGGGAAACATACACCGATAAATTCCTGCAACACGTTGCCCTAAATTTCATCCTCGCCGGCCGCGACACCTCGTCGGTGGCTCTCAGCTGGTTCTTCTGGCTGCTGACGCTCAATCCGGCGGCGGAGGAGAAGATCCTAATCGAGCTCTGCTCGGTTTTGACGGAGTCTCGCGGCGGCGACGCCGCGAATTGGCTGGACGATCCGCTGGTGTTCGAGGAGGTCGATCGCCTGGTTTACCTCAAGGCGGCGCTGTCGGAGACGCTGCGGCTGTACCCGTCGGTTCCGGAGGACTCGAAGCACGTGATCTCCGACGATGTATTGCCGGACGGCACGTTCGTACCGGCCGGATCGAATATCACGTACTCGATCTACTCGTCGGCGAGGATGAAGTTCATTTGGGGGGACGATTGCCTCGAATTCAAGCCGGAGCGGTGGCTATcggaggatgagaagaagttcGTGGCGAAGGATCAGTTCCAGTTCGTGGCGTTCAACGCGGGGCCGCGGATTTGCCTGGGGAAAGATCTGGCGTACCTGCAGATGAAGTCGATCGCGGCGGCGCTGCTTCTCCGCCACCGCCTCGTGGTGGCGGCGGGGCACAAGGTGGAGCAGAAGATGTCGCTGACTCTGTTCATGAAGGACGGGCTCAAGGTAAATGTGCACCCTAGGGATTTAGCCCTAATTTTGGACAAAATTGGGAAAAAAACAGATATTGATTGA